The following are encoded together in the Thunnus thynnus chromosome 15, fThuThy2.1, whole genome shotgun sequence genome:
- the cbx3a gene encoding chromobox protein homolog 3a has protein sequence MGKKQNTKPKKDSQDAQDEPEEFVVEKVLDQRLVNGKVEFFLKWKGFTDADNTWEPEENLDCPELISAFLEAQKEVKEKPAPVKRKASTDEPEAAAKKKDVAEKPRGFARNLEPERIIGATDSSGELMFLMKWKDSDEADLVPAREANTRCPQVVITFYEERLTWHSCPEDEAQ, from the exons ATGGGCAAGAAGCAGAATACTAAACCTAAGAAGGATTCACAGGATGCACAGGACGAACCTGAAGAGTTTGTTGTGGAAAAAGTGCTGGACCAACGTCTTGTGAACGGAAAAGTAGAGTTCTTCCTGAAGTGGAAAGGATTTACAGA TGCTGACAATACCTGGGAGCCAGAGGAGAACCTGGATTGCCCAGAGTTGATCTCAGCATTTCTGGAAGCACAGAAGGAAGTAAAGGAAAAGCCTGCTCCTGTGAAGAGGAAGGCATCAACAGACGAGCCAGAAGCCGCAGCCAAAAAGAAAGATGTG GCTGAGAAACCACGAGGATTTGCTAGGAACCTTGAACCAGAAAGGATCATCGGTGCAACAGACAGCAGCGGGGAGTTAATGTTCTTGATGAAATG GAAAGATTCAGATGAAGCAGACTTGGTCCCGGCCCGCGAAGCCAACACCCGCTGCCCGCAGGTGGTCATTACCTTCTATGAGGAGAGACTGACATGGCACTCCTGTCCAGAGGATGAAGCTCAGTAG
- the nfe2l3 gene encoding nuclear factor erythroid 2-related factor 3 yields MQIAKKYFTEGLIQLTILLSLIGVRVDLDSYLSGYYTPLIEINLGPSSAYTQTPFHNLRDTLDGYSVHPKCPELDYFFASRRLLDEVRTLGSPRFPTQLNAWLVHQVSATDKADCGHPSTSNNSTDTNSGLESSGYEASDDSDHLLDSGPELCQTIPQVGQGPCSVGACGFLKEDNDVKVKEEEEPAPLTQLAHSSTLEQESLLEGITTLSDPVRLPPPTTDIDQHWSHLLSLSVTDLEELDSLVTERLSDLDTDITSAISQDVSLHDAMVTSAGAFGVTSERADGRPVSQQQRTLFRLESTGSSQSDASPGMAMGLAALPFASVCNLTSNVSSQSALGGSLDEAVFDEINQLGLEGLDTMDTQLLGCLESIDPQVLEDLDSDSGLSLESSSGGPVSPGSSEMSSSSSSYCEDECGATGYSSEVDSVPSKGIMDYTTTWSPVDLSESVWHDHSYSSPAFFNQPSVTLPHKGIKEEPLSDDDGSSSLEERELSRDELRARALCIPFSVLQIVNMPVEEFLEVLDGHGFSPEQVTLLRDIRRRGKNKLAAQNCRKRKLDAITGLQEEVERLQAQRDRLLREKQLTAKTMGAVGQQIEQLTRDVLARLRDDSGQPLNPERFTLQCGANGRVVVQPVRRPAVSTSTGNKTDKRKKEKKQ; encoded by the exons ATGCAAATCGCGAAAAAATACTTCACAGAAGGCCTGATTCAGTTGACGATCTTGCTCAGTTTGATTGGAGTTCGTGTGGATCTCGACAGCTACTTAAGCGGCTACTATACGCCTCTGATAGAGATTAACTTGGGTCCTAGCTCAGCCTACACCCAGACACCCTTTCATAATTTGAGAGACACTCTTGACGGATACAGCGTGCACCCAAAATGTCCCGAGTTGGACTATTTCTTCGCAAGTCGCCGGCTACTAGACGAAGTGAGGACTCTTGGTTCCCCGCGGTTCCCCACACAGTTGAACGCGTGGCTGGTGCACCAAGTATCTGCAACTGACAAGGCTGACTGTGGGCATCCCTCAACCAGCAACAACAGCACTGACACCAACTCAGGGCTGGAAAGCTCCGGGTACGAAGCCAGTGATGACAGTGACCACCTGCTTGACAGTGGCCCAGAGCTATGCCAAACAATCCCCCAAGTCGGACAAGGGCCTTGTAGCGTTGGAGCCTGCGGGTTTCTGAAAGAg GACAATGATGTTAAAgttaaagaggaggaggaacccGCTCCACTCACTCAGCTGGCTCACAGTTCCACACTGGAACAAGAG AGCCTGCTTGAGGGCATCACTACACTGTCTGATCCAGTACGCCTCCCTCCTCCTACCACTGATATTGACCAGCATTGGAGCCATTTACTCTCGCTGTCTGTCACTGACCTCGAA GAGTTGGATTCCCTTGTTACTGAGCGTCTGTCAGACCTCGACACGGACATCACCAGCGCCATTAGCCAAGATGTCAGTTTGCATGATGCCATGGTAACCAGTGCTGGAGCCTTTGGTGTGACATCGGAGAGAGCTGACGGCAGGCCAGTCAGCCAACAGCAAAGGACCCTATTTCGACTGGAATCCACTGGCTCCTCACAATCAGATGCTTCACCAGGGATGGCCATGGGCCTGGCTGCACTCCCCTTTGCCTCAGTGTGTAATTTAACTAGCAATGTGTCATCGCAAAGCGCACTGGGTGGCAGCCTAGATGAGGCAGTCTTTGACGAGATCAATCAACTGGGTTTGGAGGGCTTGGACACCATGGATACCCAGCTGTTGGGCTGTTTAGAGAGCATAGACCCACAGGTCCTAGAGGACTTGGACTCAGACTCCGGTCTCTCCTTGGAGAGCAGCTCTGGAGGTCCAGTCTCCCCAG GCTCATCCGAGATGTCATCATCATCCAGTTCATACTGTGAAGATGAGTGTGGAGCTACAGGCTACAGCAGCGAGGTGGATTCAGTCCCCTCTAAAGGCATCATGGACTACACCACAACATGGTCGCCTGTGGATCTGAGTGAGAGTGTATGGCATGACCACAGCTACTCATCTCCTGCATTTTTCAACCAGCCATCAGTAACACTTCCCCATAAAGGCATCAAAGAGGAACCTCTCAGCGATGATGATGGTTCATCAAGTTTAGAAGAGCGGGAGCTGAGTCGAGATGAGCTGCGCGCCCGTGCTTTGTGCATCCCATTCTCTGTCCTACAGATTGTCAACATGCCTGTGGAGGAGTTTCTGGAGGTCCTTGACGGTCACGGCTTCTCCCCTGAACAGGTGACACTCCTGAGGGACATCCGCAGGCGGGGGAAGAACAAACTGGCAGCACAAAACTGCCGCAAGCGCAAACTAGACGCCATCACTGGGCTCCAGGAGGAGGTGGAAAGGCTGCAAGCTCAGAGAGACAGGTTACTGAGGGAGAAACAGCTTACAGCCAAAACAATGGGTGCTGTGGGCCAGCAGATAGAGCAGCTCACCAGAGACGTCCTGGCCCGGCTGAGGGATGATTCAGGACAGCCCCTAAACCCAGAAAGATTCACCCTGCAGTGCGGGGCTAATGGGAGGGTCGTAGTTCAGCCTGTGAGAAGGCCCGCTGTCTCCACATCAACTGGCAACAAAACGgacaagaggaagaaggaaaaaaagcaatga